The segment TCAAGGGATCAATGAGTACACAAAGCGTCTGTCCGCATATGCAAAAATTGAGATAATTGAGGTCGCCGATGAAAAAACCTCCGAACGGGCAAGCGAACTTGAGGAAGAGCAAATCAGACAGCGGGAAGGCGAGCGGCTGTTGGCGAAAATTCCGCATGATGCCCACGTCATCGCGCTTGCGATTGAAGGAAAGATGAAATCGTCCGAGCAATTTGCCGCCCGTCTCGATGAGCTCGCCACCTATGGCAAAAGCAAGGTAGTGTTCGTCATCGGCGGCTCGCTTGGCTTAAGCAAACAAGTGATGGCGCGCGCCGATGAGACGCTGTCGTTTTCGAAAATGACGTTTCCACACCAGCTGATGCGTCTCATTTTGCTCGAGCAGATTTACCGCGCATTTCGGATCAACCGGGGGGAGCCGTATCACAAGTGAGCCGTCCCCTTTTACTTTGGGGGATGTTTTTTTAATACTTTTTTCTCAGTTTAGCTGGTTTTGTTCCGATAATGTTTCGTGTGATACATAAATGGTGACACGATGTTCGGACGTTTTATCGGCAAACAACGACTTTAACATCCGCCCCAAGAGGCAAGGGGTATGCGTCGTTAGTCGCCGTAACAAGATGAATCAAAGGGCCCTCACCACCTTATTGAACTATTCCTCTTCTGTCATCCATTACTGAAAAGGATGAAGAAGTTTGCCTTGGCAGTGCAGCCGAGGATAGCCCCATTTTTTCGTTAATGTATGGTGGCTGCGCCGTTTTTGCTTAGGCCGGACGGTGCGGAGAAAACAAAAAGGAGCTGCCCCGTCACGCAACTCCCCCGCATTGGGCTGATACTTTATTTTTGCCGCTTTCTTTCGAACGGAGCAATAAATGGTCGGCATAAATGTACGCTTTTTCAATTGACATCGTTCCTTCTGCTTGACAAAAGTAAAGACCGAACGACGACGTATAGGCAATGGGACGTTTCGCCGCCATATAATCGACCAACACGGTGCTATGGCGCACTGCTTCTCGAATCTCCTCGACAAGCCGGACGCTCTCTTCAAACGTGCGATGACGCAAAAACATCGTAAATTCTTCACCGCCGCTGCGGAACAAAAAATCGCCCTCTTTGAGAAACTGTTTCAAGGTTGAGGCAAAATGGCGGATCACCTCGTCGCCGACGGCATGGTTATACGTGTCGTTGATCGTTTTAAAATTGTCGATATCGGCGACGACGACGCCAATCCATTCACCGGATCCGTTTAGCTTGGCGATCGTTTGATCCATGTAGGCACGGTTATGGATACCGGTCAAAAAGTCGGTGTAGGCCATTTTTTCGAAGTGGTCGCGTTCTAGTTTATGCTGGATGCTTTGCGATTTGGAAAAGAACGAGCGGCTGACGAAGTAATTCAGCAAAAATAAGCTCAAAAGCATATCCCACCGCTGTTCTTGCAAAAAGAGAAATAACAGACCGTTTGTCAGCGCCGTTTTTCCCATGTCCATCCAGCTTCTCGTCTTAATAAAGTCCAACGCCTCGCGCTGTGTCTGAATGTCGCCGGTTATATAAAAAATGATGATCAGGCAACAGTCAGTCAAAAAGGAAACGACGATGACGAGCAGGAATAAAAGCAGCCAGAAGCCAATGGACGGAATAGACTGAAACAGCGGACCAAGGAGATTGTATAAGGCAAACGCGAGCGAATTGAACGTCACAAACGAGCCGATGTTGTACAATGTGTGCAGCCATTCATCGGGTTCCGCTGTTTTCAAATATTTTTTTGCTATATGTTCAGTCAAGCGAAACAACGCTTCAAAGATAAACAGCCCGAACGGGCCGGCAAATAAGGCGAACGATAAACTATAGTTAATGCCGTAATCAACGGGAATATTGTTTTTCGTTTTGTCTATGACGCGCAAGTGCGAATACAAGCTGGAAAACAGCCAATAAAACAGCAAGGCGATCATATATGTACGATCGAAGGAAGGCGGTTTTGACATAACCGCAACAGCAATCGATGCGAAAAAAACGGAAAAAATAACCGGTCGCGCTCGGAATAACATGTCGACTCTCTCTCCTATTATCTGACCTCTGACAACTTCAGCGCTGACGAAGCGATGCTAAAAAGAGGATGATCACTCCAATGACGGTGGCCGTTGGCGATCAATTGATGGATTGTTTGACAGACAAGGCGGATGGCGAGTTCAGAAACCGCTGCTTCTTGGCATTGGCGACGGCAATCATGTTCCCCATGGGAACAAACGAACATATAACTAATTCTATTATAGTACTATATAACCAATTCTGAAAATAGAAAAAAAGCGGCTGTCTCCGTCTTTTTTCGTCAAAATTTGACATCATGAGCGATGCCGCTAGATCCTGCCTCTTTCGTTGTATATAATACGAGCGGCGAAAGGACGGGGATCAAACATCGATCGTTCCATCAGCACCATCGGGCGGGGACGAGAGACCGCGAGTTTCTGGAAATCAAATGTACGCCGGACTGAGGGCGCTGCACTTCCGAGCTGAGCCTATGGAAAATCGCGGCGACGGAAGTGCGCAGCGTTGCCTTCGTTGATCGCGGTCAAGACTGTTTCAACGGTCATTGGCCCATTCGGCATCTATCTGTTTGCCTGCCCGATAAAGGAAACGGCATTTTCGTTGGCGAAAACAATAGTAAGGGGCGACCGCCGCTCTGACCGCGATGGCCATCGTCTGTGCCGCTGCGGCCTAGTGGCTTGCGCCGCACGGATATGAATCCGCTGTTCGTGCGGCCGGCTGCGTTTGCATCGTTATGGCCATGTGTCGCCCCGTTTCACGACATCGAGGAGGGAAAAAGATGAAGGTCGTCATTGCCCCAGATTCGTTTAACAACCCATACGCCGCAAGTCCCCCGCCTCTAAGCGAAGCGTAGGCGGGGGATACGCGGCGTCCTTTTTTTTACTTTTGATCAAAAAAAGTAAAAAAATGGGAGAATCGATGAAAAAAGAATATAGACTCCCATGACAAAAAAATTTCGTCACCATCGGAAGGATGAAAACAACCTTCTGTCGAATGGTCTCCTTGCAGCTGGGGTCATGAGGTCGTTGTATCTATGGTACGTAAAAGTCCGATATATAGACGGACCCCAGTAGTCTGGTGCACTACGGAATGTCGCTCCCTTGAGGGAAGCACGCAGGATAGAATGCTTGAACAAAGGCTGCTGCACCAGCTGTTTTTGAGAACGAAGCAGGGAGGAAGACCGATGCGCGTCTTGTATGAACGCTGTTGCGGATTGGACGTGCATAAGCAATCGATTACGGCTTGCGCCCTTACCCCTGAAGGAAAAGAGATTCGCACGTTTGGTACGCTGACCGACGATCTCGAGGAGTTGGTGGATTGGCTGAAAGAAAAAAAGGTGACGCACGTTGCCATGGAGTCGACGGGCGTATATTGGAAGCCAGTGTATAATCTCCTCGAAGCAGAGCCGATCGAAGTGCTTGTCGTCAATGCCCAACACATCAAAGCGGTTCCTGGGCGAAAGACCGATGTCAAAGATGCCGAATGGATCGCGGACTTGCTTCGCCATGGATTGCTAAAAGGGAGTTACATCCCTCATCGAGCTCAGCGGGAGCTCCGGGAACTGGTCCGTTATCGGCGCAGTTTGATCGAGGAACGGGCACGGGAGCTCAACCGCATCCAAAAAGTGCTGGAAGGAGCCAATATCAAGCTTTCTTCGGTCGTATCCGACATCAACGGGATGTCGGCCCGGCTCATCATTCGCGCCCTTATCGAAGGAAAAGACGATCCGGCGGCCCTCGCCCAGCTCGCCAAAGGGCGGCTGAAACAAAAAACGGAAGAGCTCCGGCGCGCATTGAAAGGAGTGATGGGGCCGCATCAACGCATGATGCTGGCCGAGCAATGGCGTCATGTGGAGTATTTAGATGAAGCGATTGCCCGGTTGGATCGGGAAATCGAGGAACGAACGAGCCCTTTTCATGAAGCGCTGGAGCTCATCGATACGATCCCGGGAGTGGGGCGGCAAAGCGCGGAACAAATTGTAGCGGAAATCGGGACGGACATGAGCCGGTTCCCTACCGCCGCGCACTTGGCCTCATGGGCCGGAATGGCTCCCGGGAATCATGAGAGTGCAGGGAAACGGTTGTCAGGTCGAACGAGGAAAGGGAACAAGAAGCTAAGGTCGTGCCTCGTGGAATGCGCCCGTGCCGCCGCCCGAACGAAGAACACGTACCTATCGGCCAAGTATCATCGGATCGCCAAACGAAGAGGAGCGAATCGAGCGAGTGTCGCGGTCGGGAGAACGATTTTAGAAATGATCTATTATATCTTAACTCGAAAGGAACCGTATAGAGAGTTGGGAGCCGACTACTGGGATCGGCAGCGAGAAGCGAGCATCGTGCGTCAAACGGTGAAACGATTAGAGGGGTTAGGGTACGAAGTGAAACTAGAAAAAACGAGTGCATAGCACTTATTAACCATATATATACTGAAATACCTTCCTTTGGAATCCGATTCCGAAGGCTAGGTGGGCTCCGTTTTTTGTCTTAAATGGTGTTTTCAGGATAGATTTTCGATTATTCATATTTTATATTATAAGTAAGGAGGTGAAAGGATGTATCGAACGGTCAAAATACCTTTTCAAACATCAAAAAAAGATATCGATCGATTATTCGAATGCAACCGAATATCGGCTCAAATTTGGAATGACTGTTTAGTCATTGCCAAAAACTATGCATTAAAGAATAATGGAAAATGGATCAACCAAACCGAACTTCAAAAACAAACGAAGGGCAAATACCCGATCCATAGCCAAAGCATTCAAGCCGTATGCCATAAATATTTGAACGCCAGAGACAGCGCCAAAAAAGCCAAACAAAAAGGGCTAGATAACAAATATCCGTACAAACAGAAAAAATATTTCAACACGAAATGGGCAAATAACGGATTTATCATTCACCCAAATGGGACCATTGAACTGAAAATGGGTCGCTGGGAAAGAAAAAACCAACCTCCTATTGTAGTGAAAATCGATAAAGAACAAATTCCAAACGGCACTGTCAAAGAAATCGAACTCATTTTTGATGCGAAACATTGGAAACTCATGCTTTGCCTCAGTTATGAAAACGGTGAACAACCAACTACTAAAAAAGAAGGAACTATCGCTGCCGGTGATCCTGGCGAAATTCACGCCATTAGTGCCGTCAGCGAAAACGGAAGCAGCATCATCATCACCGGTAGAAAAATAAGAAGCATTCATCGCCTTCGAAATAAAAAAATAGCAGAACTGCAAAAAAAGATGTCCAAATGTAAAAAAGGTTCGCGTAAATGGAAAAAATATAACCGCGCGAAGCAATATATTTTATCGAAAAGCGAAGCGCAATTAAAAGACTGCTTGCATAAAACGACCAAACAATTGGTCGATTGGTGTTTGGAACAAAACGTCAAACATTTCATGATAGGCGATGTCGAAGGCGTCCAGCGCAACAAAAAGAAAAAGCGATCCAAATTGGTGAACCAAAAATTATCGAACTGGTGTTTTGGCAAACTCTACGACTATTTGAAATACAAACTAGAAGCTAAAGGCATCACTTTTGAAAAAGTGGATGAATCGTATACCACGCAAACATGTCCTGTTTGCGGGAAGAAGAAAAAACCTTCTTCTAGAAATTTTATTTGTGCTTGTGGTTATTCTCAGCATCGGGATGTCCATTCGGCATGCAATATTCT is part of the [Flavobacterium] thermophilum genome and harbors:
- the rlmH gene encoding Ribosomal RNA large subunit methyltransferase H; its protein translation is MHISIAAVGKLKEKYLIQGINEYTKRLSAYAKIEIIEVADEKTSERASELEEEQIRQREGERLLAKIPHDAHVIALAIEGKMKSSEQFAARLDELATYGKSKVVFVIGGSLGLSKQVMARADETLSFSKMTFPHQLMRLILLEQIYRAFRINRGEPYHK
- the pleD_3 gene encoding Stalked cell differentiation-controlling protein gives rise to the protein MLFRARPVIFSVFFASIAVAVMSKPPSFDRTYMIALLFYWLFSSLYSHLRVIDKTKNNIPVDYGINYSLSFALFAGPFGLFIFEALFRLTEHIAKKYLKTAEPDEWLHTLYNIGSFVTFNSLAFALYNLLGPLFQSIPSIGFWLLLFLLVIVVSFLTDCCLIIIFYITGDIQTQREALDFIKTRSWMDMGKTALTNGLLFLFLQEQRWDMLLSLFLLNYFVSRSFFSKSQSIQHKLERDHFEKMAYTDFLTGIHNRAYMDQTIAKLNGSGEWIGVVVADIDNFKTINDTYNHAVGDEVIRHFASTLKQFLKEGDFLFRSGGEEFTMFLRHRTFEESVRLVEEIREAVRHSTVLVDYMAAKRPIAYTSSFGLYFCQAEGTMSIEKAYIYADHLLLRSKESGKNKVSAQCGGVA
- a CDS encoding Transposase IS116/IS110/IS902 family: MRVLYERCCGLDVHKQSITACALTPEGKEIRTFGTLTDDLEELVDWLKEKKVTHVAMESTGVYWKPVYNLLEAEPIEVLVVNAQHIKAVPGRKTDVKDAEWIADLLRHGLLKGSYIPHRAQRELRELVRYRRSLIEERARELNRIQKVLEGANIKLSSVVSDINGMSARLIIRALIEGKDDPAALAQLAKGRLKQKTEELRRALKGVMGPHQRMMLAEQWRHVEYLDEAIARLDREIEERTSPFHEALELIDTIPGVGRQSAEQIVAEIGTDMSRFPTAAHLASWAGMAPGNHESAGKRLSGRTRKGNKKLRSCLVECARAAARTKNTYLSAKYHRIAKRRGANRASVAVGRTILEMIYYILTRKEPYRELGADYWDRQREASIVRQTVKRLEGLGYEVKLEKTSA
- a CDS encoding transposase, IS605 OrfB family, with protein sequence MYRTVKIPFQTSKKDIDRLFECNRISAQIWNDCLVIAKNYALKNNGKWINQTELQKQTKGKYPIHSQSIQAVCHKYLNARDSAKKAKQKGLDNKYPYKQKKYFNTKWANNGFIIHPNGTIELKMGRWERKNQPPIVVKIDKEQIPNGTVKEIELIFDAKHWKLMLCLSYENGEQPTTKKEGTIAAGDPGEIHAISAVSENGSSIIITGRKIRSIHRLRNKKIAELQKKMSKCKKGSRKWKKYNRAKQYILSKSEAQLKDCLHKTTKQLVDWCLEQNVKHFMIGDVEGVQRNKKKKRSKLVNQKLSNWCFGKLYDYLKYKLEAKGITFEKVDESYTTQTCPVCGKKKKPSSRNFICACGYSQHRDVHSACNILTKHLYGEFRPMKITNHKYLRIA